GCGGCAGGCTCCGTGCAGACGATGAGCACGCAGTGTCTGCGCGGCAATGCGAAATCCCAGCATCGCAGTATCGCTGCAATCTACGCCGCTTCGCACCCGGTCCTGCTGCATGCGCCTGGAGTAGCCTTTGGGCTGGGACCTCCTCATGCGGCCGGCGCGGCTCCCCTGGCGAAACTGCTTCAGAGCGGATTCACGGTAGTTACCAGAACGAAAAAAGGAGTCTCGGCAGCCCCGCCCCTACCACAAGCAGGGCACTGGTTCCAGTGGCGCTTGCAGACCCGGGTAAAAGAAGCCTGACGCtgcttttttgttgttgttgttgcgccGGGTGTTGCGCGCCTcccgcgtgcgcggcgtctCCAGCGACCGCAAACATAGAAACACACACCGACAACCCATCCTTAAAGTCGCCCATGTGTTGCGAGCCGCAGAGCGCCGTCTCTTTGCGGATGGTATTGTGCACTGCATAGTCTTGTGTAGCATACAGTCCGTTGCCCTTGGCTTTCTCCGTGACGATTTCCATCCCGGTGCCAGTCATCGAAACAGCGTCGTAGCCCTCCTTGTAGGTCTGCGAGGAAGCCCTGCATGCCTGTCCACGTCCGCCATGCTTGCAGCGCTCGGTAGATCCCtacgagagaagagggaagaagaaaaCACAGGCGAAGAGGTCTTACCCGTGCAATGGGGAGGCTGCGTCCGTCGCGGCACCCCACCTCGCcctccaccgctgcgcaACGAGGAGAACAGCAAACCCACAGCACGGAAGAGTGGCAGGGAATCAAGAAGATACAACATGATGGTTGAcagtgctgcggctgctcccATCGTGACAAGCGACGACGAACGTCAAAGGACGCCACCAAAACGGCAGACGGCGCATCTGGTAGCCGATGCAGCACGCCCAGGTACATGCCTGCGAGCATCCACATACCTCTCTCGCTCTACCCGGTGTACCTCTAGAAGTAGGGAGCCGCGGAGGTCGCCTAGCTGGCACAAAGGGAAGGTGCGCGACCGGGCCGCCAAGCACGCCCCTGACGGAAGAAATACgaaagagagcaagaggTGGCTGCCGCGACAAGATGACCAATCTCAGGCCCATCACTCACGCGGCGTCGCTAGGCGGACATGGGTGTGCTATTCCTTTTCGGCATCTGCGCGTCTTCCTTCATTCGCGTTGGGGTGCGccacgacacacacacacacacacgcagagagagaagcaggagAGAAACGGAGACTCGGTGAAAACGGCGCACAGGTAAGACGGAAACGGTTGGGAGTTCATTCGTACGCCGTTCGTCGTATGTCTGGACTGAGCAAAGCAGAAAAATCGAAGTCGGTGACGACGAAGTGACGGTGATCGCGCAGCAGGTACGAGGCGGAGCCCATTTCGTTTAGGCGGCTGCGGATGCGCGCAAAGCTCatgagctcctcctcgttccTAAAGTCGTAGGAAGCTGCGTACCCGCTCCTCTCAtcctcgccctcgctgtAAACCTCGGTGCCAAGGCTACCGCCTGCGGAACAGgtggcgccaccgctgcgcccGGAGACGCCGTCCGCCAGGGTCCGCACGTCGATCGTGGGGTAGGTGGGGTCCATGAGATGCGTCCACGGTACAGAGGAAGTGAAGAGCAGCTTCACGTTGTTCTGGTACATCTCATCCACCAGCACAACGAACTGGTGCGCCGCGTTAGAGCTCACGTTGCCCATCTGCGGCACGTTTGTGACAATGACAGTGTGGAACTGCAGGGCGATGAGTTGGATGTCAGCGGAGGATAGCCCTTCTCGCGCGCCGCAGATGTCGGTAAAGTCGAACATGGCACACCCAGCGCATCGCAGCGGAATCACGACGCTGCGGCCGTGGTGCCACAGTGTGTCCTCCTTGATCCATGCAAGCTCTCCGCCACCAGCCCCGAAAGCATGCTCgacacgccgcagcagccgctccacgTTCGTCTTGGTGTTTGGGTGCAAAAAGATAAGCTGGTGGTGCCGCTCCACAGCCTCCTTCACGCGGTAGTCACGAATGTCGGCGCAGTGCACAACATggcagtgctgccgcagcacagGAAGGAACGCGTTAAAGGAAGCGGAAACACGACACAGATCCTCCGGGGGGCGGTTGCTCGTCGTGATGAAGAAGAGTCCTTCACGGAACGCCTcgctgaagaaggcggcgAGCAACGCGGCGTGAGCCACATCAAAGGTCTGAAATTCGTCGAAGCACAGGATAGGcgtctcgcgcagcacctcctgcacAACCACGTTGATGGGACGGACGGCACCCAGtgcccttttctctttcggCGACACTGCTgaccggcgccgctgcgtcagCGCCATCTCCGCGCGAAAGAGGCGGTCCTCCAGTTCACTCATAAAAGAATGCAGGTGGGAACGGCGCTTCGCATACGGGGTAGCGCAGAGGTCAAAGAGATCCAGTATCATCGTCTTCCCGATTCCCACATCACCCCACAGGTACAGCCCACGTTTCTCCACCGCGCCAATATTCTCCGCCTCCAAGGGGCCCAGTGTGCGAGTGGCAGAGTCGGAGAGTGCCCAtctcgccttcttcgcgaGGACTGCCCAGATAGACCTCCGCAGTGAGCGCCACGCTTGCGCCCAGTGGCCCCTTTCACCGCTCGCTGACATGCAAGGCCGGGTGTACGGTGACACCTTGCCGGCAACCTCGTCTGCGTAGCACTGGTGAATGTACTGGAGAAGGGGTGTGCATGCTTCTGACATATACCGCTGGCGAGCGTCGGCCGTTATGACACCTTTACGCGCAAGCTGTTCGTACGCCTCAACCACGGTGCGCTTCGTGGATATGTGGCTCGACCACACGTTCCTTCGgcacccgcagcggcgcaacaTGTGCCGTCGATAAAACGGGAGCGGTGTCGAAAgggaaaaaaagaaggggaagacGAAGTTGTGTGtgcagcgcgcagctgcccccctcccacaaAGCCGCGTCCTCTGGCAACGAGgatgcgccagcggcacacacaaagacaaAACGTGAACAACACGGGCAAAAAAATTGACGTCGCGGTTCGCAAAACGATGTGCCTGCCAACACCAGCAGTGCTCGCAGCAGTGGCACAGGAAAGGAGCGCGACACGAACGCGCCTCCGAGGCtcagagagaagcagcggtgGTAGCGACTACTTCGCTTCCCACCTTCTTGCTCTTTTTCCTCATGCTCCTTTCCTGCCACCGTCGACgaaaaggggagagggccTGCACAGGTGTATCGCTTCGCGTACTGTACGtccgcgcacatgcatgaaactcagcagcgcctcgtgaGGGTGCGCAAACGAGACACCTCACAACGTTTGTGAACGATGGGTGAGGATGAAGGTGAGGttgaggaggggggaggttgCGGCGGCTTGGGGAGTGCAGTGTGTCCACAAAGAGAGCATGCGACAGAGAAGAAGTTCGACAAAATGAAAACAAAAGCGAGAccgagagggggaggagcatGGAGAAAGGAGAACTACAGTGAGCGAGAGCCGTATCCGCCGGCTGGGGACTGCGCGTACACCTACACGTACGCCGGTGCGTCTTGGCGCATCAACGCTTACGTGGGACCCAGCTGCGATTGTGGGGCACGGCCCCTTCCACACGAGGCGTTCTTTAGCGTTGTTGATTTTGCGCATTGACTCACCGCCCACCGACGGCGTGACAAAAAAACAGAAGGCATGccccgcgcacacactcaaGAAATGACCCATCAGAGATCAACGACCACCTTCATCCATCATCACCTAATCGAATAGGCAGAGACggcgagggaagggggggggcgagagaAGGTGGATACCCCGAGCCTTTTCCGGTTTGCTCCTCGCGGTTGCCATCAACTGAAAGCCAGTGTTGCGGTGCggagctcctccagcgtcgccgcccctgcctcatcgacgctgccgtgttGCAAGGCGGCCACAACCGCGTCCTTCGCTCTCTCCAAAGTCGATGGCACTCCCACTTCCGATTTCAGGCGGCCTACGACGCCAGCGACCGCCTTGCCAGGAACCTCGACGTGGCATCGGAAGCAGTGGTGTATGAGCAAGGTGCATAGTGAGGAGAAAAGCTTGCCGTTGGCGGTGGCATCCTCCCTTGAGACAGACGCTGCCTTCACCTCCTGGGCTACAGCCTCCTTGATTTTCACATACATGTCTCGCTCCACCTTCTTGTTCGGCGGGTGAAACGACgcaacggcgacgacgccggtgcCACTCATCTCGCGCAGGGTGTCGAGAAACGCCCCGACCGATTTGTCTTTGAGGGCGTCAAGAAGAGGTATGAGGCTATTGCGTCGACTCTCCGaaaagggcagcagcgccttcaTGAGCTGGCCTGGCTGGCTCACCTGTgtgagcgccgctgccacatTCTCGCTCCACTCCGGCGTGTCCAGACTCTCGTTGCGGATGACCTGCCGCGCCAATTCATACGCCTCCGTGGACATGACGTGCcgagcagcggccgcagacgTCGCCTCATCAAGCTGGGTCAGAGCCCACTCCACCCCTTTCGCGACGACCCAGAGACGGATCCAGCGCGTTGCGAGCTCCTCCTGCAACGCGCCTCTGGACTGCTTCAACTCTGCCGCCGCATTCTTGGCAGCCgacagcgccagctgctgctccaacGCCTCCACCACTTCGCCCCACATATCCACCAACTCACGGAGAACCTCGCCATACCGGTCGCGCGGCAGCTTCAGCACGGAGGCGATCGTGTCCGTTGCCGCGGTGCTCACGGGCATTCTCGACTTTTTGGTGCTTGCCAAGGCGGGTGGAAGGGCCGCCTtgacctcctcctcggctgcCGCGGAGAGCAACACGGTGTTAGCGATGAGCGTGGCGCTCTCCAACCCAGGGTACAGCTCGCGCAGACGCTCCTCTAAAAATGGCCagtccttctccatctccacAAACAGCGGAAGCTGCTCCACAACGTCCACAGCGAGCGCCTCTCCGTCCACCAGGCTCTGCAAGGCGGGCAGATTGCTGAGGTAGCGATCCGACACGAACCCGTTAGCGAGCGGGTACCCACACAAGGGGTGCTCGGCACTGGCTCGCACTGTCACCCGCACTGCTGCCTCCCTGGCCATAGCAGCCACCCTGCCTCCTTGGCCTTTCTTTCGACCCTTTCGCTGATTGgccggcgccgaggcagTCGAGGACGctgtggcggccgccgcctgctcGGCCGCAGCCACATCAGGTGGGTTGTAGCGCTCGATCAAGTACTGGCGAGGGTTGCTGATCccttgtcgctgcagcggggcgTACTCGACACAGCCGTTCGATGCGTACAAgttctccacctccgccgcgcgCTTCGCCTCGTACACGAGTGGGACATAAATGTTCGATCCATCAAAGCGGCCTGGGAGCTCGTTGCGGACCGCAGCAACGACTGTGCTCATCAACGGAGCGAAGAGCTCGTTGCGCCTGTAGAAGGCATCCAGCCGAACCGGCTCCTCGGCCGCCAGCAGCCCGGCACGCACTAccatgcgctgcagctgtacAAACTGCTTCGTGTAGAGCGACGCGTCTTGCATGATGGCGTCGATGCGTCCACGCTCCATTGCGTTGCGGAGCAAGCTCTTTGCAAACAGGGAGCTCAGCTGTTTCATGGAGGCAAACTGCGAGACAGCGAGAGAGCCCTGCTCCTTCAGGAGGTCCCCTGCAGCGAGCACTATCGCGTCCAGATACCCGTCTGTCATCAGCTCACCGCCTTCGAGGGTGAGAGTGGGGTTCTCCTCTAACACACTAGGCAGAGCGCGCTCCACCTGGAAGGTGTGAACGCTCAGAAGCCCTGGTAGGTCGACGACGTTCAGCCGCCCGCCGTTGGCTAGCACCTCGTCGACGATCTCGCGCTTCAGTTCATCCCAGGTGAGGTACTCCTTGGCGTCTGT
The window above is part of the Leishmania major strain Friedlin complete genome, chromosome 36 genome. Proteins encoded here:
- a CDS encoding putative ATPase, which translates into the protein MLRRCGCRRNVWSSHISTKRTVVEAYEQLARKGVITADARQRYMSEACTPLLQYIHQCYADEVAGKVSPYTRPCMSASGERGHWAQAWRSLRRSIWAVLAKKARWALSDSATRTLGPLEAENIGAVEKRGLYLWGDVGIGKTMILDLFDLCATPYAKRRSHLHSFMSELEDRLFRAEMALTQRRRSAVSPKEKRALGAVRPINVVVQEVLRETPILCFDEFQTFDVAHAALLAAFFSEAFREGLFFITTSNRPPEDLCRVSASFNAFLPVLRQHCHVVHCADIRDYRVKEAVERHHQLIFLHPNTKTNVERLLRRVEHAFGAGGGELAWIKEDTLWHHGRSVVIPLRCAGCAMFDFTDICGAREGLSSADIQLIALQFHTVIVTNVPQMGNVSSNAAHQFVVLVDEMYQNNVKLLFTSSVPWTHLMDPTYPTIDVRTLADGVSGRSGGATCSAGGSLGTEVYSEGEDERSGYAASYDFRNEEELMSFARIRSRLNEMGSASYLLRDHRHFVVTDFDFSALLSPDIRRTAYE